One genomic region from Quercus robur chromosome 4, dhQueRobu3.1, whole genome shotgun sequence encodes:
- the LOC126723730 gene encoding probable inactive purple acid phosphatase 27, translated as MHFPLMETSSSSWVFKFFFARLLIFFLSSSPCFSWRLHSSIINSTIEHQNHTFISEFRVVTRRLLNECPDPNPYLQIEVTPNSNLADEENVTVTISGVLVPDEHDWVAMISPSNSDISKCPLNEVLYIETGDLTKLPLLCHYPIKAQYLGIDQDYLKCTKKECKEYDNGKCVLNTCSGSLKFHVINIRTEIEFVFFAGGFDTPCILTRSNPVKFANPKQPLYGHLSSIDSTGTSMRLTWVSGDKEPQQVQYENRKQTSEVTTFTQDDMCSLLVPSPAKDFGWHDPGFIHSAVMTGLQPSSIYSYKYGSDSVGWSDQFQFRTPPAGGSNELKFLIYGDMGKAPHDASIEHYIQPGALSVVRALTDEVDSGNVESIFHIGDISYATGFLVEWDFFLQLISPVASQVSYMTATGNHERDYQESGSVYITPDSGGECGVPYETYFPMPTAAKDKPWYSIEQASVHFTIISTEHDWSENSDQYEWMKRDMATVDRSKTPWLIFMGHRPMYTSTDGVFSVDKNFVKDVEPLLLDNKVDLAFFGHVHNYERTCAVYQEECKAMPTMDENGISTYDNSNYSAPVHAVMGMAGFTLDKFKTDDVDCWSLRRISNFGYVRGHATKEEINFEFVNANTRQIEDSFRIIKKQSSEFVDVSQIMNRFAGMPMDEPNTQSDI; from the exons ATGCACTTTCCTCTTATGGAAACTTCAAGCTCTTCTTgggttttcaaatttttcttcGCCCGCTtactcattttctttctttcttcttctccttgctTTTCATGGAGGTTGCATTCTTCAATTATCAACTCTACCATTGAACACCAAAATCACACATTTATATCGGAATTCCGGGTAGTAACTAGAAGACTCTTAAACGAGTGTCCTGATCCAAACCCTTATCTCCAAATAGAAGTTACTCCAAATTCCAACCTTGCCGACGAAGAGAATGTCACGGTTACAATTAGCGGAGTTTTGGTTCCTGATGAGCATGATTGGGTTGCCATGATTTCTCCTTCTAATTCAGA TATCTCAAAATGTCCATTGAATGAAGTTCTATATATAGAGACCGGAGATCTGACTAAACTTCCACTACTGTGCCATTATCCTATCAAG gCACAGTACCTGGGCATTGATCAAGACTATCTCAAATGCACAAAGAAAGAATGCAAGGAATATGACAATGGAAAATGTGTGTTAAACACTTGCAGTGGCTCATTGAAGTTTCATGTCATTAATATTAGAACAGAAATTGAATTTGTGTTCTTTGCTGGTGGATTCGATACACCTTGCATTTTGACAAGGTCAAATCCTGTGAAGTTTGCTAATCCAAAACAACCATTATACGGACATCTCTCAAGCATAGATTCAACTGGAACATCa ATGAGATTAACATGGGTTAGCGGTGATAAGGAGCCTCAACAAGTACAATATGAGAATAGAAAACAGACATCAGAAGTTACTACATTTACACAAGATGATATGTGTA GTTTACTTGTACCAAGTCCAGCCAAGGACTTTGGGTGGCATGACCCGGGGTTCATTCATTCCGCAGTGATGACAGGGCTTCAGCCTTCAAGCATCTACTCCTACAAATATGGAAG TGATTCTGTTGGTTGGAGCGATCAATTCCAATTCCGGACTCCACCTGCAGGGGGATCAAATGAacttaaatttcttatatatggTGATATGGGAAAGGCTCCTCATGATGCTTCTATTGAACACTACATTCAG CCAGGAGCCCTCTCAGTGGTTCGAGCTCTGACTGATGAAGTAGACTCTGGAAATGTTGAATCCATCTTCCATATTGGAGACATTAGTTATGCCACTGGATTCTTAGTAGAATGGgattttttccttcaacttaTAAGCCCAGTTGCTTCCCAAGTTTCTTACATGACTGCTACTGGAAACCATGAGag GGATTATCAAGAGTCAGGGTCAGTATACATTACTCCTGATTCAGGAGGAGAATGTGGAGTTCCTTATGAGACTTATTTTCCAATGCCAACTGCAGCAAAGGATAAGCCATGGTATTCAATAGAGCAAGCAAGTGTTcacttcacaataatttcaacTGAGCATGACTGGTCGGAAAATTCTGACCAG TATGAATGGATGAAAAGGGACATGGCTACTGTTGATCGATCAAAAACTCCTTGGTTAATTTTTATGGG GCACAGACCCATGTATACTTCAACAGACGGAGTCTTTAGTGTGGATAAGAATTTTGTTAAAGATGTAGAACCATTGCTACTTGACAACAAG GTTGATTTGGCTTTCTTCGGCCATGTTCATAATTACGAGAGAACTTGTGCTGTTTATCAAGAAGAATGCAAGGCCATGCCTACAATGGATGAAAATGGCATCAGCACATATGATAACAGCAATTACAGTGCTCCAGTGCATGCAGTTATGGGTATGGCTGGCTTCACCTTGGACAAGTTCAAAACTGATGAT GTGGACTGTTGGAGTTTACGCAGAATTTCTAACTTTGGTTATGTAAGAGGGCATGCAACAAAGGAAGAGATAAATTTTGAG TTTgtaaatgcaaacacaaggcaAATTGAGGACAGCTTCCGCATAATTAAAAAGCAAAGTTCTGAATTTGTAGATGTCTCACAAATAATGAATCGCTTTGCCGGGATGCCAATGGATGAACCCAACACACAGAGTGACATATAG